From one Hirundo rustica isolate bHirRus1 chromosome W, bHirRus1.pri.v3, whole genome shotgun sequence genomic stretch:
- the LOC131378762 gene encoding uncharacterized protein LOC131378762 produces MQVLRYFNASLLMPFDIRSLARALFPPVEYDFFENKWTHLAVRAVERNRTLGQGDPRCMVNIDMLMGTGNYTRAEGQAGYEPLVQEQCQQTGMAALVQTLQLATPQQPFATIIQGIDEPFLCFAGRLTAVVEKQVSDPAARKLMIQSLAQGNCNAACKRIIEMLPGEPSMLDMVGACAKVSPSSQQVVAVPTAVQPAVATIVQPTVTTAVQPAVPAAVQPAVAAAVQPAWVVPQGVQQQQWGARTRKKQSRKAQKPTAVLFYCARCGRPNHAANACKVTMHVNGQPLGSSGNATQSAKARRVPTQMSLP; encoded by the coding sequence atgcaggttcttcgttattttaatgccagtcttttgatgccctttgacattcggagcttggctcgggcccttttcccaccggttgaatatgacttctttgagaataaatggactcatttggcagtcagagcggtggaacgAAACAGGACACTGGGTCAGGGTGATCCTAGGTGTATGGTTAAtattgatatgctaatgggaactggcaattataccagggccgaagggcaggctggttatgagcccttggtccaggagcagtgccagcagacaggcatggcagccctggttcagactttacagctggctactccacagcagccctttgcaaCTATCATCCAGGGAATTGATGaacccttcctgtgctttgcagggaggTTAACTGCTgtggttgagaagcaggtgagtgatccggcagcaaggaagctcatgattcagtcccttgctcagggcaactgtaatgctgcttgcaagaggataattgagATGCTTCccggggaaccatccatgttggacatggttggggcctgtgcaaaggtatccccttccagccaacaggtgGTTGCCGtgcctacagctgtgcagccagctgtggctacgatTGTCCAACCGACGGTGACTACGGCGGTCCAGCCGGCCGTGCCTGCGGCTGTGcaaccggctgtggctgctgctgtgcagcctgcttgggtcgttccccagggggtgcaacagcagcagtggggtgctcggaccaggaagaaacagagcagaaaagcacagaagcctacggctgtcttgttttattgtgcacgatgtggaaggccgaatcacgctgcAAATGCGTGTAAGGTAACAAtgcatgtgaatggtcagccGTTGGGCAGTTCGGGAAACGCGACGCAGAGTGCGAAGGCGAGACGCGTgccgacacaaatgtctctgccttaG